Proteins from a single region of Candidatus Puniceispirillum marinum IMCC1322:
- the fdxA gene encoding ferredoxin FdxA — MTYIVNENCINCKYTDCVEVCPVDCFYEGENMLVIHPDECIDCGVCEPECPPEAILPDSEPEATKWLDLNRDMSEIWPNIGQKIDEMPNAKAAESETGKFDKYFTKAPGKGN, encoded by the coding sequence ATGACTTATATCGTCAATGAAAACTGTATCAATTGTAAATATACCGACTGCGTCGAAGTATGTCCGGTCGATTGTTTTTATGAAGGTGAAAATATGCTGGTCATTCATCCAGATGAATGTATCGATTGCGGTGTTTGTGAGCCTGAATGTCCGCCCGAAGCTATTTTGCCTGATAGTGAGCCAGAAGCCACAAAATGGCTTGATCTAAATCGTGACATGTCTGAAATCTGGCCAAATATCGGTCAAAAGATTGATGAAATGCCGAATGCCAAAGCGGCCGAAAGCGAAACTGGTAAATTTGATAAATATTTTACCAAAGCGCCGGGAAAAGGTAACTAG
- a CDS encoding tellurite resistance TerB family protein encodes MLNKLTSWVKTYNEIAETPDDDSEWAATVAGLLIEAAMADGTLGDAERMAIATALEHQLSMTPDVIDEMIEKARQDYDDRVEISGITRQIRNDTDAEERAIIMEMIWMVVLADGVLHDYEAQLMRRLAGLLYIDDVASAHAANSARARLGLEA; translated from the coding sequence ATGCTGAATAAACTAACAAGCTGGGTAAAAACCTATAATGAAATTGCCGAAACGCCGGATGATGATTCCGAATGGGCGGCAACGGTTGCCGGACTTTTGATCGAAGCGGCAATGGCCGATGGTACACTTGGTGATGCCGAGCGTATGGCAATTGCCACCGCGCTTGAACACCAGCTATCGATGACACCGGATGTCATTGACGAAATGATCGAGAAAGCACGTCAAGACTATGATGATCGTGTTGAGATTTCTGGCATTACCCGCCAGATCCGCAATGATACCGATGCCGAAGAACGCGCTATTATCATGGAAATGATCTGGATGGTGGTGCTGGCTGATGGCGTGTTGCATGATTACGAAGCCCAACTCATGCGGCGGCTTGCCGGTTTGCTCTATATTGATGATGTCGCCTCTGCACATGCGGCAAATAGCGCCCGCGCGCGTCTGGGTCTTGAAGCCTAA
- a CDS encoding helix-turn-helix domain-containing protein — protein sequence MANLDEERTERNFRITNNNAVDMHVGKRVRLRRTLLGMSQEQLGTELNITFQQVQKYERGANRISASRLWDIGQILDVPINYFFDDMTENTMQSSPRRISRGGEILDLVDEQIKDPMARRETLELVRSYYSIEKPLVRKRISEMVKSIATTLAGE from the coding sequence ATGGCCAATCTAGATGAAGAACGCACAGAACGAAATTTTCGTATAACGAACAATAACGCTGTTGATATGCATGTAGGCAAACGTGTTCGTCTGCGCCGAACCTTGCTTGGCATGAGCCAGGAACAACTTGGCACCGAGCTGAATATAACCTTTCAACAGGTTCAGAAATATGAGCGAGGCGCGAACCGGATCAGTGCATCACGCCTATGGGATATTGGACAGATTCTGGATGTGCCGATTAATTATTTCTTTGACGACATGACAGAAAATACAATGCAAAGTTCGCCGCGGCGGATATCGCGTGGTGGCGAAATTCTGGATCTGGTGGATGAACAAATCAAGGATCCCATGGCACGTCGTGAGACGCTGGAGCTAGTGCGTAGCTATTATTCAATTGAAAAACCACTTGTGCGAAAACGCATTTCGGAAATGGTCAAATCCATTGCCACAACCCTTGCTGGCGAGTAA
- a CDS encoding RNA-binding S4 domain-containing protein has translation MKDNPLADDTKALRLDKWLWYARFFKTRSLATRLIASGKLRLNGEVMNKPHRAVVVGQILTFVQQNDVRVIEIVALGQRRGPASEAVTLYNDLSPPVVTAKTVDKTGRDFENRTRGSGRPTKRLRRETDQLKAIHLADED, from the coding sequence TTGAAAGACAATCCATTGGCGGATGATACAAAGGCCCTTCGGCTAGATAAATGGCTTTGGTATGCGCGTTTTTTCAAAACCCGCAGTTTGGCGACACGGCTCATTGCCAGCGGCAAATTGCGCTTGAATGGCGAAGTCATGAACAAGCCGCATCGCGCGGTGGTGGTGGGACAGATATTGACCTTTGTGCAACAGAATGATGTGCGGGTTATCGAGATTGTGGCGCTGGGACAACGCCGTGGGCCAGCAAGCGAAGCGGTTACGCTTTATAATGATCTGTCGCCGCCTGTTGTCACAGCCAAGACTGTTGATAAAACCGGACGCGATTTTGAAAACCGGACAAGGGGTAGCGGCCGCCCCACCAAAAGACTGCGCCGCGAAACCGATCAATTAAAAGCCATTCATCTGGCAGACGAGGATTAG
- the pip gene encoding prolyl aminopeptidase — protein sequence MTNAFIQDIDLFDPVMPFQTGWLEQQQHRIYFEQCGNADGIPVLFLHGGPGAGISPVHRRLFNPNKFRTILFDQRGSGRSTPLGETADNTTLHLIEDIETLRKQLGIDQFLLFGGSWGSTLALAYAIAYPEHVQGLILRGIFLGSDAEVDWFLYEMGRFFPEAHARFVNFLPLNERGNLLENYYHRLMSDDNMVHQPAANSWSSYETSCSTLRAEQRYVSGKSALTMARLEAYYFMNRCFMPDGHIMNHIKLVQHLPIDIIQGRHDVICPPMTAASLAHHWGKKAKLQLVDNAGHSTFESGIAQALLSALDAYI from the coding sequence ATGACAAACGCGTTTATTCAGGACATTGACCTTTTCGATCCGGTTATGCCTTTTCAAACAGGCTGGCTGGAACAGCAACAGCATCGAATCTATTTTGAACAATGTGGCAATGCTGATGGCATTCCGGTTCTGTTTTTGCATGGGGGGCCAGGTGCCGGCATTTCGCCAGTTCACCGGCGGCTGTTTAATCCAAATAAGTTTCGGACAATTTTGTTTGACCAACGTGGATCAGGCCGATCAACCCCATTGGGCGAAACTGCCGATAATACAACCCTGCATTTAATTGAAGATATTGAAACACTGCGCAAACAGCTTGGCATTGATCAGTTTCTATTGTTTGGTGGGTCATGGGGCAGCACCTTGGCATTGGCTTATGCCATCGCCTATCCGGAACATGTTCAGGGGTTGATTCTGCGGGGCATTTTTCTGGGTAGTGACGCCGAAGTGGATTGGTTTCTCTACGAAATGGGACGTTTTTTTCCCGAAGCGCATGCACGTTTTGTCAATTTTCTGCCGCTGAATGAACGTGGCAACCTGTTAGAGAATTATTATCATCGCCTGATGAGTGATGATAATATGGTCCATCAACCGGCAGCGAATAGCTGGTCATCCTACGAAACATCCTGTTCGACCTTGCGCGCCGAACAACGTTATGTCAGTGGAAAATCGGCATTGACCATGGCGCGGCTTGAGGCGTATTACTTTATGAATCGTTGTTTTATGCCTGATGGGCATATCATGAATCACATCAAGCTTGTGCAGCATTTACCAATCGATATAATACAAGGCCGACATGATGTGATTTGCCCGCCGATGACAGCTGCTAGTTTGGCGCATCATTGGGGCAAAAAGGCTAAGTTGCAACTTGTTGATAACGCCGGACACTCGACATTCGAGTCGGGTATTGCTCAGGCACTTTTATCTGCCTTGGACGCGTATATTTAA
- the ccmB gene encoding heme exporter protein CcmB — MHSVYAQIKRDLTIAWRSRQDVAVMLIFFVIIIALFPLAFGPSAATLEPLAVPIIWIAALLSILAGFDGLFADDVREGWLDQISMPVINETPGDPPTGGFYQLGLYALAKAVAHWVKTGVPLLLTTPLMAIMLAMPLHQLGALLVALAVGSCCLTLLGIIGAALAQGARRGGGLMALLVLPLAVPVLIFGVMASQPDMTMPGTYIIVTPHLMLLAALALLLLALAPPVAAMALIESDGGSGS, encoded by the coding sequence ATGCATAGTGTTTACGCGCAGATAAAACGTGACCTTACCATCGCCTGGCGTAGCCGACAGGATGTCGCTGTCATGCTGATTTTCTTTGTTATCATTATCGCCTTGTTTCCGCTGGCTTTTGGCCCGTCGGCGGCAACGCTAGAGCCACTGGCCGTACCGATCATCTGGATCGCGGCACTGTTGTCGATTCTGGCCGGATTTGACGGGCTGTTTGCCGATGATGTGCGTGAGGGCTGGCTTGATCAGATCAGCATGCCAGTCATCAATGAAACACCTGGCGACCCTCCAACTGGCGGGTTTTACCAATTAGGGCTTTATGCGCTGGCCAAGGCGGTAGCGCATTGGGTAAAAACCGGCGTGCCTTTATTGCTGACAACACCTTTGATGGCGATCATGCTTGCCATGCCACTGCATCAACTGGGCGCGTTACTGGTGGCACTGGCTGTGGGAAGCTGTTGCCTGACCTTGCTGGGGATCATAGGCGCGGCATTGGCGCAAGGCGCACGGCGCGGCGGCGGGTTGATGGCCTTGCTGGTTCTGCCTCTGGCCGTACCCGTTCTGATTTTCGGGGTGATGGCATCACAACCTGATATGACCATGCCCGGTACCTATATAATCGTAACCCCGCATCTGATGTTATTGGCGGCACTGGCGTTGCTGTTGCTGGCACTGGCACCGCCGGTGGCGGCGATGGCGCTGATCGAAAGCGACGGGGGTAGCGGATCATGA
- the ccmA gene encoding heme ABC exporter ATP-binding protein CcmA, translating to MASDAASMNGQPGNVQPGLWLDAVTVLRGIRPVIHEFSNHLDCGQLGLVHGANGAGKTTLLRAIAGRLPLASGAITCTAGSGRLVNGEEARLYVGHQDGLSSQMSGRENLHSWAAMTGYGDAQRIEAALAALGCLGFADSMVRLLSRGQRRRLALARLRLGPKTALWLLDEPNVGLDDDARTALDRIICAHIDNGGMVLAATHLDLGATLGKTRQIWTLGHKAHKDA from the coding sequence ATGGCTAGTGATGCGGCATCTATGAACGGGCAACCGGGGAACGTACAACCGGGGCTTTGGCTTGACGCGGTGACGGTTCTGCGTGGCATCAGGCCGGTCATTCATGAATTCAGCAACCATCTTGATTGTGGCCAGCTTGGCCTTGTGCATGGCGCCAATGGCGCGGGTAAAACAACCTTGCTACGCGCGATTGCTGGACGGCTTCCTCTGGCAAGCGGTGCAATCACATGCACAGCAGGTTCGGGCAGGCTAGTTAACGGCGAAGAGGCGCGGCTTTATGTGGGGCATCAGGATGGCCTATCCAGCCAGATGAGCGGGCGTGAAAATCTGCATAGCTGGGCGGCGATGACTGGCTATGGTGATGCACAGCGGATCGAGGCAGCTCTTGCGGCGCTTGGCTGTCTGGGATTTGCCGACAGCATGGTGCGGCTGTTGTCACGCGGACAAAGGCGACGGCTGGCACTGGCGCGGTTGAGGCTGGGCCCGAAAACGGCCTTATGGCTTCTGGATGAGCCGAATGTAGGGCTTGATGATGATGCACGCACAGCGCTGGATCGCATCATTTGCGCGCATATAGACAATGGCGGCATGGTGCTGGCAGCAACGCATCTTGATCTGGGTGCAACGCTTGGCAAGACACGGCAGATATGGACGCTAGGACACAAGGCGCATAAAGATGCATAG
- a CDS encoding helicase-related protein: MARRSAENVTLVLGPTNTGKTHLALERMTGYASGIIGFPLRLLARENYDRLVARLGAAKVGLITGEERIIPASARYICATVESMPESLTLSALGDGAGELPDRRFEFVGVDEIQLAGDRERGHVFTDRIIHARGLFETMFMGAETAAPLLRQLLPDAKIDYRQRMSKLSYSGPKKLTRLPRRAAVVAFSAADVYQIAEFIRRQRGGAAIVMGRLSPRTRNAQVELYQNGEVDFLIATDAIGMGLNLDLSHVSLAADVKYDGRKMRKLTASEMAQIAGRAGRHINDGTFGVTDGCHALEPELIEAIEQHRFPPLRAFYWRSRDLNFASVDMLLGSLEAPPPLPFLFRKGDALDHRALLALAGRPEIKDAVSGARQVRLLWEVACIPDFRQSLNENHYEMLASIYLALVEDGVLGTDMVAKAMTQLDRLDGDIDTLMTRLAYIRTWTYITHRSDWTDDPAEWQDRARKIEDRLSDCLHSRLSERFVDKRAAHLSRRLKETKNLMASVKADGTVLVEGENVGQLDGFVFMPTLSEGEEKATILAAARRGLPDEIERRVRAFTGSADLAFKLDEKGNISWRESIVARLVKGDSLYSPRTELLSSDLLSIDQTTRLVARLTDFINAHIDTVLGRLTILATPDAAPSMTIAEPAEKHNEAPPSSEAVPSASAGEASADSDLKAEAVSDSASAPVSTPVSAPVSAPVSAHVSEAADATPSAPTGLTGAARGIAYMLFERLGSLPTAEVGHLTRAMHEADKPRLARLGIRFGVESLYMPEMLKPAPIALRALLWNLDQGFLSSNDFAAEPPAGRVAIDAPEGVDDNFWLAVGYRRLGGRVMRVDMVERVAMLVRTAARVGSFKLTEDMLSLAGATREQMGAMLLDLGCVIVGEEASEDPEKPAIQLFERKRKARPQRTPSRAKQTSNGAHADTKADADRGNGQPKNAKAQQGRSKSDRGGAKKRPPKQSRNQPQNRRPAEKQADPNSPFAVLANLKLKD; the protein is encoded by the coding sequence ATGGCGCGTCGTTCAGCCGAAAATGTAACTTTGGTTCTTGGGCCAACCAATACGGGCAAGACGCATCTCGCGCTTGAACGGATGACAGGTTACGCCAGTGGTATCATTGGCTTTCCTCTGCGGCTTTTGGCGCGTGAAAATTATGACCGCTTGGTGGCGCGGCTTGGTGCGGCCAAAGTTGGCTTGATAACAGGCGAAGAACGTATCATTCCGGCATCAGCGCGCTATATCTGCGCGACCGTTGAATCGATGCCAGAATCTCTGACTTTGTCGGCACTTGGCGATGGAGCAGGGGAACTGCCTGACCGGCGTTTTGAATTTGTGGGTGTTGACGAAATACAGCTTGCTGGCGACCGTGAACGGGGTCATGTCTTTACCGACCGGATCATTCATGCGCGCGGTCTGTTTGAAACGATGTTCATGGGCGCAGAAACGGCGGCACCCCTGTTGCGGCAATTATTGCCCGATGCCAAGATCGATTACCGCCAGCGTATGTCGAAACTATCCTATAGTGGCCCCAAAAAGCTCACCCGTTTGCCACGGCGTGCGGCGGTGGTGGCTTTTTCGGCGGCTGATGTCTATCAGATTGCTGAATTCATCCGGCGTCAGCGCGGTGGTGCGGCCATTGTCATGGGGCGTCTTAGCCCGCGTACGCGCAATGCACAGGTCGAATTATACCAGAATGGCGAGGTTGACTTCCTGATTGCGACTGATGCCATTGGCATGGGGCTCAATCTTGACCTGTCGCATGTCTCGCTGGCGGCTGATGTCAAATATGATGGCCGCAAGATGCGCAAGCTGACTGCCTCGGAAATGGCACAGATCGCTGGACGTGCCGGACGGCATATAAATGATGGTACATTTGGCGTCACCGATGGATGTCACGCGCTGGAACCTGAATTGATCGAAGCGATTGAACAGCACCGTTTTCCGCCTTTGCGAGCCTTTTACTGGCGAAGCCGTGATCTCAATTTTGCCTCGGTTGATATGCTGCTTGGATCACTCGAAGCGCCGCCGCCATTACCGTTTTTGTTCCGTAAAGGTGATGCGCTGGATCATCGCGCGCTTCTGGCGCTGGCGGGTCGTCCCGAGATCAAAGACGCCGTGTCGGGTGCGCGGCAGGTACGTCTGTTATGGGAGGTCGCCTGCATTCCCGATTTTCGCCAGAGCCTGAATGAAAATCATTATGAAATGCTCGCATCGATCTATCTGGCGCTGGTCGAGGATGGTGTGCTTGGCACGGATATGGTGGCCAAAGCGATGACCCAGCTTGATCGGCTTGATGGCGATATTGACACTTTGATGACGCGGCTTGCTTATATTCGTACCTGGACTTACATTACGCACCGTTCTGACTGGACAGATGACCCCGCAGAATGGCAGGATCGTGCTCGTAAAATTGAGGATCGCTTGTCTGATTGTCTGCATTCAAGACTATCTGAGCGATTTGTTGATAAACGCGCGGCCCATTTGAGTAGAAGACTGAAGGAAACTAAGAATTTGATGGCATCAGTTAAGGCCGACGGTACGGTTCTTGTCGAAGGTGAAAATGTAGGACAGCTTGATGGGTTTGTCTTCATGCCGACCTTGTCCGAGGGCGAAGAAAAGGCAACAATTCTGGCCGCCGCCCGCCGGGGACTTCCCGATGAAATAGAGCGCCGTGTTCGTGCCTTTACCGGATCGGCTGATCTGGCATTCAAATTGGATGAAAAGGGCAATATCAGCTGGCGTGAATCCATAGTGGCGCGACTGGTCAAGGGCGACAGCCTGTATAGTCCGCGTACTGAACTGCTGAGCAGTGACCTTCTTTCGATTGACCAGACAACACGTCTTGTGGCGCGCCTGACCGATTTTATTAATGCACATATTGATACAGTGCTTGGCCGATTGACCATTCTGGCGACACCAGATGCAGCGCCGTCAATGACAATTGCTGAGCCAGCAGAAAAACACAATGAAGCACCGCCGTCATCTGAAGCAGTGCCTTCGGCTTCGGCAGGCGAGGCTTCAGCCGATTCGGATTTGAAAGCAGAAGCCGTATCAGACTCTGCGTCTGCGCCCGTTTCTACGCCCGTTTCTGCGCCCGTTTCTGCGCCCGTTTCTGCGCATGTTTCTGAAGCTGCTGACGCAACGCCGTCAGCGCCCACAGGTCTGACTGGTGCGGCCAGAGGCATTGCCTATATGCTGTTCGAGCGTTTGGGTTCGCTACCGACAGCCGAAGTGGGGCATCTGACGCGGGCAATGCATGAGGCTGACAAGCCACGTTTGGCGCGTCTAGGCATCCGCTTTGGCGTTGAAAGCCTTTATATGCCGGAAATGCTGAAGCCAGCGCCGATTGCTTTACGTGCTTTGCTCTGGAATCTGGATCAGGGGTTTCTGTCCAGCAATGATTTTGCCGCCGAGCCGCCCGCAGGCCGCGTTGCCATTGATGCACCTGAAGGCGTTGATGATAATTTCTGGCTGGCGGTCGGTTATCGCCGGCTTGGTGGTCGTGTGATGCGGGTTGATATGGTTGAGCGTGTGGCAATGCTGGTGCGCACCGCCGCGCGTGTTGGTAGCTTCAAACTGACTGAGGACATGCTGTCGCTGGCCGGGGCAACGCGTGAACAGATGGGCGCGATGTTGCTTGATCTTGGTTGTGTCATTGTGGGTGAAGAAGCATCGGAAGATCCGGAAAAACCGGCGATCCAGTTATTTGAGCGTAAACGCAAAGCCCGCCCTCAACGCACACCTAGCCGTGCCAAACAGACATCAAATGGTGCGCATGCGGATACCAAAGCCGATGCAGATCGCGGTAACGGCCAGCCCAAAAACGCAAAAGCGCAGCAAGGGCGCAGCAAATCTGACAGGGGCGGGGCCAAAAAACGGCCACCAAAGCAATCTCGAAATCAACCGCAAAACCGGCGTCCAGCCGAAAAACAGGCAGATCCGAATTCGCCCTTTGCGGTGCTTGCAAATCTGAAACTAAAGGACTGA
- a CDS encoding CarD family transcriptional regulator, with the protein MARKSDAAFEEGDFVVYPTHGVGRILGTETREVAGIELEMLVVRFEQDRMTLRVPMEKAKTLGLRTLSSSKQMDQAITTLQGKARVRRTMWSRRAAEYETKIKSGDPVSIAEVVRDLHRRTNQSEQSYSERQMYQAALERLAREYAAIEKIDQDAAALKLEDMMAEAA; encoded by the coding sequence ATGGCACGTAAATCAGACGCCGCCTTCGAAGAAGGCGATTTTGTTGTATATCCAACCCATGGTGTTGGCAGAATTCTTGGAACCGAAACACGTGAAGTTGCGGGCATTGAACTGGAAATGCTTGTGGTACGCTTTGAACAGGATCGCATGACATTACGTGTGCCGATGGAAAAAGCCAAGACACTTGGACTGCGGACGCTTAGCTCAAGCAAGCAAATGGATCAGGCTATCACCACTTTGCAGGGCAAAGCGCGCGTGCGCCGGACCATGTGGTCGCGTCGGGCGGCTGAATATGAAACAAAAATCAAATCAGGTGATCCAGTTTCGATTGCCGAGGTTGTCCGTGATTTGCACCGGCGAACAAATCAATCTGAACAATCCTATTCGGAGCGACAGATGTATCAGGCCGCGCTAGAGCGTCTGGCGCGTGAATATGCTGCGATTGAAAAGATTGATCAGGATGCGGCGGCATTAAAACTCGAAGATATGATGGCTGAGGCCGCGTAA
- the acnA gene encoding aconitate hydratase AcnA, with product MSKTLRDACRANLTVGSKTYRYYSLASLAETYPSLARLPFSLKVLLENLLRNQDESSVTAADIGALANWAESGEGGEIAFRPSRVLMQDFTGVPAVVDLAAMRDAMGTIGGNPEKINPLSPVDLVIDHSVMVDHAGGADAAAKNTALEFTRNKERYEFLRWGAGAFDNFRVVPPGTGICHQVNLEYLAQTIWTRDEDGETVAYPDSVVGTDSHTTMVNGLAVLGWGVGGIEAEAAMLGQPISMLVPDVIGFRLDGKLPEGATATDLVLMIVEALRKRGVVGKFVEFFGPGLDQLSLADRATIANMAPEYGATCGFFPIDDEALNYLRLTGRDDDRVALVEAYAKAQGMWRASDAADPHFTDILSLDLATVVPSMAGPKRPQDRVALPDVAASFAATLAESTGRTAPKSVAIDGTDYSLSDGDVVIAAITSCTNTSNPSVLVAAGLVAKAAHERGLTVQPWVKTSLAPGSQVVSAYLDKAGLTSHLDALGFHTVGYGCTTCIGNSGPIAAPLAKAVEEGGLTVTSVLSGNRNFEGRISPHVAANYLASPPLVVAYALAGSVSKVMNDDPLGQDKDGNDVYLRDLWPSNDDIRTVVDQVISAEMFRERYADVFKGTAEWQAIKTSAGLTFDWDDSSTYVQNPPYFEGMSRDVPAGASDIENGRILALLGDSITTDHISPAGSIARDTPAADFLTEHQVRPVDFNSFGSRRGNHKVMMRGTFPNIRLKNMAATGTTGGFAQHVPSGDVAPLYDVAMRYADEGTALIVIGGKEYGTGSSRDWAAKGTRLLGVKAVIAESFERIHRSNLIGMGVLPLQFPEGVGRESLGLDGTESVSLTGLAGGISAGMEVQASFTSADGKSQSVTLLARIDTDGEATYFKNGGILHYVLRQLAAA from the coding sequence ATGTCAAAGACATTGCGTGACGCGTGCCGTGCTAATCTGACTGTCGGCAGCAAAACATACCGCTATTACTCGCTTGCCAGCCTTGCCGAGACTTATCCGTCATTGGCACGTCTGCCATTTTCACTCAAGGTTTTGCTGGAAAACCTGCTTCGTAATCAGGACGAAAGTTCGGTCACGGCCGCCGATATCGGCGCGCTGGCAAACTGGGCTGAAAGCGGCGAGGGCGGCGAGATTGCCTTTCGTCCATCGCGCGTTCTGATGCAGGATTTTACCGGCGTTCCGGCAGTTGTCGATCTGGCAGCCATGCGCGATGCGATGGGAACGATTGGCGGTAATCCTGAAAAAATCAATCCGCTATCACCTGTTGATCTGGTGATTGATCATTCGGTCATGGTTGATCATGCAGGCGGGGCTGACGCGGCGGCCAAAAACACCGCGCTAGAATTCACCCGTAACAAGGAACGCTATGAATTTTTGCGCTGGGGCGCGGGTGCTTTTGATAATTTCCGCGTTGTGCCGCCGGGAACAGGTATCTGTCATCAGGTCAATCTTGAATATCTGGCGCAGACAATCTGGACACGCGATGAAGATGGCGAAACGGTTGCCTATCCGGATTCGGTTGTTGGCACTGACAGCCACACGACCATGGTCAATGGTCTGGCCGTATTGGGCTGGGGTGTTGGTGGTATCGAAGCCGAGGCCGCCATGCTTGGCCAGCCTATTTCGATGCTGGTGCCTGATGTGATCGGCTTCCGTCTTGATGGCAAACTCCCCGAAGGCGCGACAGCGACGGATCTGGTGCTGATGATTGTCGAAGCCCTGCGCAAGCGCGGCGTTGTTGGCAAATTTGTCGAATTCTTTGGCCCTGGTCTGGATCAGCTATCTTTGGCGGATCGTGCGACAATTGCCAATATGGCACCTGAATATGGTGCGACTTGTGGCTTTTTCCCAATCGATGATGAGGCTCTGAACTATCTGCGTCTGACAGGTCGTGATGATGACCGTGTAGCGCTTGTCGAGGCTTACGCCAAAGCGCAGGGCATGTGGCGTGCCAGCGATGCAGCTGATCCGCATTTCACCGACATATTGTCGCTTGATCTTGCCACGGTTGTGCCATCAATGGCAGGCCCAAAACGGCCGCAGGATCGTGTGGCTTTGCCGGATGTGGCGGCCTCTTTTGCGGCTACGCTTGCCGAATCCACAGGGCGGACAGCGCCTAAATCAGTTGCCATTGACGGTACAGATTACAGCCTCAGCGATGGTGATGTCGTCATTGCGGCGATCACGTCTTGCACCAATACCTCGAACCCGTCGGTTCTGGTTGCCGCCGGCCTGGTGGCCAAGGCGGCACATGAACGCGGGTTGACAGTTCAGCCGTGGGTTAAGACCTCACTGGCACCTGGCAGTCAGGTGGTGTCGGCCTATCTTGATAAGGCGGGTCTGACCTCGCATCTTGATGCGCTTGGCTTTCACACGGTCGGCTATGGATGCACAACCTGCATCGGTAATTCGGGCCCCATTGCCGCGCCGCTTGCCAAAGCGGTTGAAGAGGGTGGCCTGACGGTTACGTCGGTATTGTCGGGCAACCGGAATTTTGAAGGCCGGATCAGCCCGCATGTTGCGGCAAACTATCTGGCCTCGCCGCCTTTGGTTGTTGCCTATGCGCTTGCCGGATCGGTCAGCAAGGTGATGAATGATGATCCATTAGGTCAGGACAAAGATGGCAATGATGTCTATCTGCGCGATCTATGGCCATCAAATGACGATATCCGTACGGTTGTTGATCAGGTCATTTCGGCTGAAATGTTCCGTGAACGCTATGCAGACGTGTTCAAGGGTACCGCCGAATGGCAGGCGATCAAGACCTCGGCTGGCCTCACCTTTGACTGGGATGATAGTTCGACCTATGTGCAGAATCCGCCTTATTTTGAAGGCATGAGCCGCGATGTACCAGCTGGTGCCAGCGATATTGAAAATGGCCGTATATTGGCCTTGCTGGGCGACTCGATCACCACCGATCATATTTCGCCGGCAGGTTCGATTGCCCGTGATACGCCAGCGGCAGACTTCCTGACCGAGCATCAGGTGCGTCCGGTTGATTTCAATTCCTTTGGCTCGCGTCGGGGCAATCACAAGGTCATGATGCGGGGCACTTTTCCCAATATCCGGCTGAAAAACATGGCGGCAACAGGCACTACCGGCGGTTTTGCCCAGCATGTGCCGTCGGGTGATGTGGCACCGCTTTATGATGTGGCAATGCGTTACGCTGATGAAGGCACGGCGCTGATTGTCATTGGCGGCAAGGAATATGGTACGGGCTCTAGCCGTGATTGGGCGGCCAAAGGCACGCGCCTATTGGGCGTAAAGGCCGTGATTGCCGAAAGCTTTGAGCGTATTCACCGTTCCAACCTGATTGGCATGGGTGTTCTGCCGTTGCAGTTCCCTGAAGGCGTCGGCCGCGAAAGCCTTGGTCTTGATGGAACTGAAAGTGTGTCTTTGACTGGCCTTGCTGGCGGCATTTCGGCAGGCATGGAAGTGCAGGCGAGCTTTACAAGTGCTGATGGCAAAAGTCAGTCTGTAACGCTTCTGGCACGAATCGATACCGATGGCGAAGCCACCTATTTCAAAAATGGTGGTATTTTGCATTACGTTCTTCGTCAACTGGCCGCGGCCTAA